From Triticum urartu cultivar G1812 chromosome 2, Tu2.1, whole genome shotgun sequence, a single genomic window includes:
- the LOC125536766 gene encoding beta-amylase Tri a 17, translating to MAGNMLANYVQVYVMLPLDVVSVDNKFEKGDETRAQLKKLTEAGVDGVMIDVWWGLVEGKGPKAYDWSAYKQVFDLVHEAGLKLQAIMSFHQCGGNVGDIVNIPIPQWVRDVGATDPDIFYTNRGGTRNIEYLTLGVDDQPLFHGRTAVQMYADYMTSFRENMKKFLDAGTIVDIEVGLGPAGEMRYPSYPQSQGWVFPGVGEFICYDKYLEADFKAAAAKAGHPEWELPDDAGEYNDTPEKTQFFKDNGTYLTEKGKFFLSWYSNKLIKHGDKVLDEANKVFLGCRVQLAIKISGIHWWYRVPNHAAELTAGYYNLDDRDGYRTIARMLTRHHASMNFTCAEMRDSEQSEEAKSAPEELVQQVLSAGWREGLHVACENALGRFDATAYNTILRNARPKGINKNGPPEHKLFGFTYLRLSNELLEGQNYATFQTFVEKMHANLGHDPSVDPVAPLERSKPEMPIEMILKAAQPKLEPFPFDKNTDLPVKDHTDVGDEVLLAPV from the exons ATGGCTGGGAACATGCTAGCCAACTATGTCCAAGTCTACGTTATGCTGCCG CTGGACGTCGTGAGCGTCGACAACAAGTTCGAGAAGGGCGATGAGACCAGGGCGCAGCTGAAGAAGCTGACGGAGGCCGGCGTGGACGGCGTCATGATAGACGTCTGGTGGGGGCTGGTGGAGGGCAAGGGCCCCAAGGCGTACGACTGGAGCGCCTACAAGCAGGTCTTCGACCTGGTGCACGAGGCCGGGCTCAAGCTGCAGGCCATCATGTCGTTCCACCAGTGCGGTGGCAACGTCGGCGACATCGTCAACATCCCCATCCCACAGTGGGTGCGCGACGTCGGCGCCACCGACCCGGACATTTTCTACACCAACCGCGGCGGGACGAGGAACATCGAGTACCTCACCCTTGGAGTGGATGACCAGCCTCTCTTCCATGGAAGAACAGCCGTCCAG ATGTATGCTGATTACATGACGAGCTTCAGGGAAAACATGAAAAAGTTCTTGGATGCCGGTACCATCGTGGACATTGAAGTGGGACTTGGCCCGGCTGGAGAGATGAGGTACCCATCCTATCCTCAGAGCCAGGGATGGGTCTTCCCGGGCGTCGGAGAATTCATC TGTTATGACAAGTACCTGGAAGCAGACTTCAAAGCAGCAGCGGCAAAGGCTGGCCATCCTGAGTGGGAATTGCCAGACGATGCTGGAGAGTACAACGACACTCCCGAGAAAACCCAATTCTTCAAGGACAACGGAACATACCTCACCGAGAAGGGGAAGTTTTTCCTGTCATGGTACTCCAACAAACTGATCAAGCACGGTGACAAGGTCTTGGACGAAGCAAACAAGGTCTTCTTGGGATGCAGGGTGCAGCTGGCAATAAAA ATCTCTGGCATTCACTGGTGGTACAGGGTTCCAAACCATGCAGCCGAGCTCACAGCCGGGTACTACAACTTAGATGACAGAGACGGCTACAGAACCATAGCACGCATGCTCACAAGGCATCATGCTAGCATGAACTTCACTTGTGCAGAGATGAGGGACTCGGAGCAAAGCGAAGAGGCGAAGAGCGCACCAGAAGAACTAGTCCAACAG GTGCTGAGTGCTGGATGGAGAGAGGGTTTACATGTGGCGTGCGAAAACGCACTCGGTCGATTTGATGCCACTGCTTACAACACAATACTCAGGAACGCGAGACCGAAAGGCATCAACAAGAATGGCCCTCCTGAGCACAAACTGTTTGGGTTCACCTACCTCCGGTTATCGAATGAGCTACTGGAGGGACAGAACTATGCCACTTTCCAAACTTTTGTTGAGAAAATGCATGCTAACCTG GGTCATGACCCAAGTGTTGATCCAGTGGCGCCTTTGGAAAGATCAAAGCCAGAAATGCCAATTGAAATGATCCTGAAAGCAGCGCAGCCAAAACTGGAGCCATTCCCCTTTGATAAGAACACCGACCTGCCAGTTAAAGATCACACTGATGTCGGGGATGAGGTGCTCCTTGCCCCTGTGTAG
- the LOC125536768 gene encoding protein MAINTENANCE OF MERISTEMS-like: MVWLLDDVYDTKHRAYMMREKEMKLEPLKIRYHGVSGPAMPYDERYTPYIKQAGLLPWIQLVSRSTPNLNAPLVSALADWWRPETHSFHLRTGEMTVTLEDVSLITDLAIDGMPLCMSTDSDGWREKMIALIGMAPTEAEADVEEGEEKKKKKRKASGAAFTWIQTHFATCPPDTTDDMIQTLLEICPRGNNKLVIIIYFLVHDNRLLSML, translated from the exons ATGGTTTGGCTTCTCGACGATGTCTACGACACGAAACACCGGGCCTACATGATGCGCGAGAAGGAGATG AAGCTTGAACCTTTGAAGATTCGGTATCACGGGGTCTCTGGTCCTGCCATGCCTTACGATGAGCGGTACACACCGTACATCAAGCAGGCAGGACTACTCCCGTGGATTCAGTTGGTCAGCCGGTCCACGCCGAATCTGAACGCTCCACTGGTGTCCGCTCTTGCTGATTGGTGGAGGCCGGAGACGCATAGTTTCCATCTTCGGACTGGGGAGATGACCGTGACGCTCGAGGATGTCTCGTTGATCACCGATCTTGCTATCGACGGGATGCCTCTCTGTATGAGCACCGATTCTGATGGGTGGCGCGAGAAGATGATTGCTCTTATCGGTATGGCTCCTACCGAGGCTGAGGCTGATGTagaggagggagaagagaagaagaagaagaaaaggaaagcatccgGAGCTGCTTTCACGTGGATTCAAACTCACTTTGCGACGTGCCCTCCGGATACCACTGATGACATGATCCAgacactgttggaaatatgccctagaggcaataataaattggttattattatatatttccttgttcatgataatcgtttattatccatgctataa
- the LOC125535754 gene encoding serine/threonine-protein phosphatase 7 long form homolog codes for MWYVVSRTLFPDSTGKNAPWMWLKALIVFDSKWSWGSATLAYLYRQLDDACCRITDSAGIGGNMLLLSVWSWERLPVGRPKSVRFNPWYEDEDDELRRPTWAYKWDVVSEMTNDVNLMYQKYVAELDTITPEQVEWQPYGADDRLGYTPEFTINPMCLRDRDLWRMRCPLICNWAIEFHLPHRVSRQFGLFQPHPPEWVDTDKALHRLDRRRQRKIKDWDKHHASYVTRFQLCVEEARSSARAKLREHCPLAFDNYIRWLLENTRVEICPPAYSEDILEEPVNFEDLSKGKYNRDVRVGHGVPAVLRTEIKKAADESQSILEETPVGEGNDDGPLRAFLKFHIFHTCSCYSVRPGS; via the exons ATGTGGTATGTTGTGTCGAGGACTTTGTTTCCTGACTCCACTGGCAAGAACGCTCCATGGATGTGGCTGAAGGCGTTGATCGTCTTCGATAGCAAATGGAGCTGGGGTTCAGCGACTCTTGCCTACTTGTACCGACAG CTGGACGATGCGTGTTGCAGGATCACAGATAGTGCAGGCATTGGTGGTAATATGCTTCTACTTTCTGTATGGAGCTGGGAGCGTCTGCCTGTTGGACGCCCGAAGAGCGTCAGGTTTAATCCTTGGTATGAAGATGAAGATGACGAATTACGGCGCCCCACTTGGGCTTACAAGTGGGATGTGGTTTCCGAGATGACGAACGATGTCAATCTCATGTACCAGAAGTACGTTGCCGAGTTGGACACGATTACGCCTGAGCAG GTGGAATGGCAGCCATATGGCGCCGATGACAGACTTGGGTACACCCCGGAGTTTACCATCAACCCGATGTGCTTGCGGGATAGGGATCTCTGGCGTATGCGGTGCCCACTGATATGCAACTGGGCTATTGAGTTTCATTTGCCACATCGCGTGTCTCGTCAGTTTGGTCTGTTCCAGCCTCACCCGCCGGAATGGGTGGATACGGACAAAGCACTTCATAG GTTGGACAGGAGAAGGCAGCGGAAGATAAAGGACTGGGACAAGCATCATGCTTCGTATGTTACCCGCTTCCAGCTTTGTGTGGAGGAAGCTCGTAGCAGTGCACGCGCCAAGCTTCGTGAGCATTGTCCACTTGCTTTTGATAACTACATACGATGGCTTCTTGAAAATACTCGAGTTGAGATATGCCCGCCGGCATATAGTGAGGATATTCTTGAAGAACCCGTAAACTTTGAGGATCTATCAAAGGGGAAGTACAACAGAGATGTCAGGGTAGGGCACGGAGTCCCTGCTGTTCTG CGCACCGAGATCAAGAAAGCAGCTGATGAGAGCCAGTCTATTCTGGAGGAAACACCGGTTGGAGAAGGCAATGATGATGGTCCACTACGAGCATTCCTCAAG TTTCATATCTTCCACACTTGTTCATGTTACAGCGTCAGGCCAGGAAGTTAA
- the LOC125536769 gene encoding beta-amylase-like, with the protein MLATTPSSSGVKLQPWGSCRRRAASPALLPPTATGRIVVDSGRTLPSPLPLRAVASQSAQTSRAPQPQPPPLDVDEEKMLANYVPVFVMLPLEAITAENKVKDAEGLRLKLRRLREAGVDGVMADVWWGIVEGAGPGRYEWRAYRELFRLAQEEGLKLQVIMSFHACGGNVGDAVNIPIPAWVRDVGEADPDVYYTSPGGARNQEYLTIGVDDRPLFHGRTAIQLYADFMESFRENMADLLECGLIVDIEVGLGPAGELRYPSYPESQGWAFPGIGQFQCYDKYLEEDFRAAATDAGHPEWELPDDAGEYNDAPDDTRFFTADGAGATYLTEKGRFFLTWYSSKLIEHGDRILDEANRVFLGCTVKLAAKVSGIHWWYRHPSHAAELTAGYYNVDGRDGYRAIARMLARHDGAVLNFTCAEMRNSEQAEEAMSAPEELVQQVLSAGWREGTEVACENALPRYDRRAYNQMLKNARPNGVDLGGVPARRLAAVTYLRLTDQLLAGNKYRAFKTFVRKMHADQDYCADPAQYHRPLKPLERSRPAVPMDQLLDATSPEEPYPFDPETDMSVGGDLAELIDWAFDKIEWIFG; encoded by the exons ATGCTCGCGACCACGCCGTCGTCGTCGGGGGTCAAGTTACAGCCATGGGGGAGTTGCCGGAGAAGGGCGGCATCACCTGCTCTTCTTCCACCGACGGCCACCGGACGGATCGTCGTCGATTCCGGGAGGACGCTTCCCTCCCCTCTTCCTCTACGAGCTGTCGCCTCCCAGAGCGCGCAGACCTCTCGTGCGCCACAGCCACAG CCTCCGCCGTTGGATGTTGACGAGGAGAAGATGCTGGCCAACTACGTCCCGGTGTTCGTCATGCTCCCC CTAGAAGCGATCACCGCCGAGAACAAGGTGAAGGACGCGGAGGGGCTGAGGCTGAAGCTGCGGCGGCTGAGGGAGGCGGGCGTCGACGGCGTCATGGCGGACGTGTGGTGGGGCATCGTGGAGGGCGCCGGGCCGGGGCGGTACGAGTGGCGCGCGTACAGGGAGCTCTTCCGGTTGGCGCAGGAGGAAGGACTGAAGCTGCAGGTCATCATGTCGTTCCACGCGTGCGGCGGCAACGTCGGCGACGCCGTGAACATCCCGATACCGGCGTGGGTGCGCGACGTCGGCGAGGCGGACCCGGACGTGTACTACACTAGCCCCGGCGGGGCCAGGAACCAGGAGTACCTCACCATCGGCGTGGACGATCGGCCCTTGTTCCACGGCAGAACCGCCATCCAG CTCTACGCGGATTTCATGGAGAGCTTCAGAGAGAACATGGCGGACTTGTTGGAGTGTGGCCTGATCGTGGACATAGAGGTTGGGCTTGGCCCTGCCGGCGAGCTGAGGTACCCATCCTACCCGGAGAGCCAGGGGTGGGCGTTCCCCGGCATCGGGCAGTTCCAA TGCTACGACAAGTACCTAGAGGAGGATTTCAGAGCGGCAGCGACGGACGCCGGACACCCGGAGTGGGAGCTCCCCGACGACGCCGGGGAGTACAACGACGCCCCTGACGACACGCGCTTCTTCACGGCGGACGGCGCCGGCGCGACGTACCTCACCGAGAAGGGGAGGTTCTTCCTCACATGGTACTCCAGCAAGCTGATCGAGCACGGCGACAGGATCTTGGACGAAGCCAACAGGGTCTTCCTGGGCTGCACCGTCAAGCTCGCCGCAAAG GTGTCGGGGATACACTGGTGGTACAGGCACCCGAGCCACGCGGCGGAGCTCACCGCCGGGTACTACAACGTCGACGGGCGGGACGGCTACCGGGCGATCGCGCGCATGCTGGCGCGGCACGACGGCGCCGTCCTCAACTTCACCTGCGCGGAGATGCGGAACTCGGAGCAGGCCGAGGAGGCCATGAGCGCCCCGGAGGAGCTCGTCCAGCAGGTGCTGAGCGCCGGGTGGAGGGAGGGGACCGAGGTGGCGTGCGAGAACGCGCTGCCCAGGTACGACCGGCGGGCGTACAACCAGATGCTGAAGAACGCGCGTCCCAACGGCGTCGACCTCGGCGGCGTCCcggcgcgccgcctcgccgcggtGACGTACCTCAGGCTCACGGACCAACTCCTGGCCGGGAACAAGTACCGGGCCTTCAAAACCTTCGTCAGGAAAATGCACGCCGATCAG GATTACTGTGCCGATCCGGCCCAGTACCACCGGCCCCTGAAGCCTCTGGAGCGGTCGAGGCCGGCGGTACCCATGGACCAGCTGCTGGACGCGACGTCGCCGGAGGAGCCATACCCGTTCGATCCCGAGACGGACATGAGCGTCGGCGGCGACCTCGCGGAGCTCATCGACTGGGCGTTCGACAAGATCGAATGGATATTCGGTTGA